A part of Notolabrus celidotus isolate fNotCel1 chromosome 21, fNotCel1.pri, whole genome shotgun sequence genomic DNA contains:
- the LOC117805233 gene encoding uncharacterized protein LOC117805233 — protein MDQNPTLPDKAGPGDTGPVSSPGGMSPILPQASTPLMTIFKNLLKRLQNVKSPQKRQGPTPERGHSKKRHRIDFSTSDKEGEEYDADSRAGSTIILHQRSGSSSDDGLSPLESKDSPKTQARHYITLQAMYKKSKFNQDAVSQLLDLEFEARRDFIYRNVLKEEDRPMKILDAYPCFKELHHVMDELRRILDKGNKKFTDEVKKRWEEFCAMVQFYGVWKKVMKPPMNMNGMEKAIELVRALPTLFPSPAAPPQKIGHASEALLHVLQPTEDPTIYLQKRPLSSPLLLVDGFSSLVAIGTTPITTFAKEELGESLLYLIWLTTTPSTLHIRGVWTPSSLSSRQKYDTTHFMRETALPHTNEPCQSGNILLGRRAVH, from the exons ATG gaTCAGAACCCCACCTTACCAGACAAAGCTGGCCCTGGTGACACAGGACCTGTGTCTTCACCTGGAGGAATGTCCCCAATCTTGCCCCAGGCATCCACTCCTTTG ATGACCATTTTCAAGAATCTTCTCAAGAGGCTGCAGAATGTGAAGTCCCCACAAAAGAGGCAGGGGCCAACACCTGAGAGGGGCCATTCAAAGAAAAGGCATCGAATTGACTTCTCAACAAGTGACAAGGAGGGAGAAGAATACGATGCAGACTCAAGAGCTGGATCAACAATTATTTTGCATCAAAGATCTGGGAGCAGTTCTGATGACGGCCTCAGTCCAT TGGAGAGTAAGGATAGTCCGAAAACCCAGGCCAGACATTACATCACTCTGCAGGCGATGTACAAGAAATCAAAATTCAACCAAGATGCTGTCTCCCAACTCCTTGACCTTGAGTTTGAAGCAAGAAGAGACTTCATTTACCGTAATGTCctgaaagaagaagacaggCCAATGAAGATCCTGGATGCATATCCATGTTTCAAGGAACTTCATCAT GTGATGGATGAGCTGCGTCGGATCCTGGATAAGGGCAACAAGAAGTTCACTGATGAAGTAAAGAAGAGATGGGAAGAGTTCTGTGCCATGGTTCAGTTTTACGGTGTTTGGAAGAAAGTGATGAAGCCACCTATGAACATGAATGGAA TGGAAAAAGCCATCGAGCTGGTCAGGGCACTCCCCACACTCTTTCCTTCACCAGCTGCACCGCCTCAGAAGATAGGACATGCCAGTGAGGCATTGCTTCATGTCCTTCAG ccAACAGAAGATCCAACCATCTACCTCCAGAAGAGACCTCTCTCCAGCCCTCTATTGCTCGTTGATGGGTTCAGCTCTCTGGTTGCAATTGGAACCACTCCCATCACCACATTTGCAAAGGAAGAACTCGGTGAAAGTCTACTGTATCTGATATGGCTTACTACTACACCTTCCACCTTACATATCCGAGGTGTGTGGacaccctcctctctgtcatccAGACAGAAATATGACACGACTCACTTCATGAGGGAGACAGCACTCCCTCATACAAACGAGCCATGTCAGAGTggaaacattttattgggaCGTAGAGCTGTGCACTAG